One region of Primulina tabacum isolate GXHZ01 chromosome 1, ASM2559414v2, whole genome shotgun sequence genomic DNA includes:
- the LOC142517906 gene encoding putative BOI-related E3 ubiquitin-protein ligase 3: MAIEAQLYAENLGFALKGPQELFVENACGFFDPQKRSTLYDHQENLNYLPDNSSSHLLPNHSLKDQQSTPFSQNFSTHTEKQRMEIDQFIRIKNERLGLALQEQKKQHTALIINKCEARTKLLLNQKEEQMAEASNRTFQLENMLTRMEIESQTWQRVAKEKEAMVASLNNAIQRLKETLNPPPNGVDDAESCCQNIDGEKTETGMLGNMKKMVCKCCNYRNSCVIILPCRHLCSCRDCEVFLYSCPVCRNVKKATIEVLV; this comes from the exons ATGGCGATTGAAGCGCAGCTGTATGCAGAAAATCTTGGTTTTGCTTTGAAGGGTCCTCAGGAATTGTTCGTGGAAAACGCTTGTGGATTCTTCGATCCTCAAAAAAGGAGTACTTTATATGATCATCAAGAAAATCTCAACTATTTGCCCGATAATTCTTCCAGTCATTTACTCCCAAATCACAGCTTGAAAGATCAGCAATCAACGCCTTTTTCTCAGAACTTTTCAACACATACCGAGAAGCAAAGAATGGAgattgatcagttcatcagaatAAAg AACGAGAGATTGGGACTCGCATTACAAGAACAAAAGAAACAGCATACGGCGCTGATCATAAACAAATGCGAGGCAAGAACAAAACTTCTACTCAACCAGAAAGAAGAGCAGATGGCAGAAGCATCAAACAGAACATTTCAACTCGAGAATATGTTGACTAGAATGGAGATCGAGAGCCAAACATGGCAGAGAGTGGCTAAAGAGAAGGAAGCCATGGTTGCATCACTGAACAACGCAATCCAACGCCTGAAAGAGACTCTGAATCCACCACCAAATGGTGTTGATGATGCAGAATCTTGCTGCCAAAACATTGATGGAGAAAAGACAGAAACTGGGATGTTGGGGAACATGAAAAAGATGGTGTGCAAATGCTGCAATTATCGGAATTCGTGTGTAATCATTCTGCCATGCAGACATCTTTGTTCATGCAGGGATTGCGAGGTTTTTCTTTATTCTTGTCCTGTTTGTAGAAACGTGAAAAAAGCAACCATTGAGGTGttggtttaa